A genomic window from Martelella lutilitoris includes:
- a CDS encoding Bug family tripartite tricarboxylate transporter substrate binding protein — protein MPVRPLKSIILAATALAALAPAALAADYPERPVRILVSFPPGGSSDLVARLLSEQLGAALGQQFVVENKPGAAGTVAATELKNAEADGYTLMLSNLTPFNVAPTSFPDTPYDPVADFTHIGYIGAVHLGMFVSPELETPDMAAFVEKAKAEPGMLDYGSSGVGSWGHVVAVAYENEAGVELSHIPYKGSGPMRLDFRAGVIPVIFDAVPQNLPAVAEGTAIPLAVSSPQRLDTLPDTPTLTELGYDIIAENWLGISAPAGVDPAIVTTLQDALATALATDEVIAQFETWGIVGGTMTSDEFTDYVAKGVAEWAPLVNQASE, from the coding sequence ATGCCGGTCCGACCGCTGAAATCCATCATCCTCGCCGCCACCGCCCTTGCCGCCCTCGCGCCCGCCGCTCTTGCAGCCGACTATCCAGAGCGCCCGGTGCGCATTCTCGTCTCGTTTCCGCCCGGCGGCTCCAGCGATCTCGTCGCCCGCCTGCTGTCCGAGCAGCTCGGCGCCGCGCTCGGCCAGCAATTCGTCGTTGAAAACAAGCCGGGCGCCGCCGGCACCGTGGCCGCGACCGAGCTGAAGAATGCCGAAGCCGATGGCTACACGCTGATGCTCTCCAACCTGACGCCGTTCAATGTCGCGCCGACAAGCTTCCCCGACACGCCCTATGATCCGGTCGCCGACTTCACCCATATCGGCTATATCGGCGCCGTCCATCTCGGCATGTTCGTCTCGCCCGAGCTTGAAACGCCGGACATGGCCGCCTTTGTCGAAAAGGCAAAGGCCGAGCCCGGCATGCTGGACTACGGATCGTCCGGCGTCGGCTCCTGGGGCCATGTCGTCGCCGTTGCCTATGAGAATGAGGCGGGCGTCGAACTCTCGCACATTCCCTACAAGGGCTCAGGCCCGATGCGGCTTGATTTCCGCGCCGGCGTCATCCCGGTGATCTTTGATGCCGTGCCGCAGAACCTGCCCGCCGTCGCCGAGGGAACGGCCATCCCGCTTGCCGTCTCTTCGCCGCAACGGCTTGACACCCTGCCCGACACTCCGACCCTTACCGAACTCGGCTATGATATCATTGCCGAAAACTGGCTCGGCATTTCCGCCCCCGCCGGCGTCGATCCGGCAATCGTCACGACGTTGCAGGACGCGCTCGCCACCGCGCTGGCAACCGATGAGGTCATTGCCCAGTTCGAGACCTGGGGCATTGTCGGCGGCACGATGACAAGCGACGAATTCACCGACTATGTTGCAAAGGGCGTCGCCGAATGGGCGCCGCTGGTCAACCAAGCGAGTGAATGA
- a CDS encoding BMP family protein, whose amino-acid sequence MMRISPLSSEKSALPQIAVVVIGEAEDAGFNASGLAGARKAARAGTAQISIIDGLAYDTAEILESLDRVMADFDGLVFIGGQGDRVMPVLALDWPEKPFAIVQGHAHGQNLASYDVAQEHSAYLAGCLAALMTRTGTVGHLSGHRVRPGLKGRAAFVQGVRETDTSVTVLTAFCGSQDDNAITRRWAAAEIKAGADIIFTMLNGARQGAIDACRAAGRRQIGNALDWTALAPDVFVASALARIDLGVERAIADVAAGRLPQKPVLLGLPEGDYAALVLGAGVPQAVAEHVAAAAADIRVGRIIVRETYEGAEFEPETETGRC is encoded by the coding sequence ATGATGCGCATCAGCCCGCTTTCCTCGGAAAAATCCGCTCTGCCGCAGATTGCCGTCGTCGTCATCGGCGAGGCGGAGGATGCGGGCTTCAATGCCAGCGGCCTTGCCGGCGCGCGAAAGGCAGCGCGCGCCGGAACCGCGCAGATCAGCATCATCGACGGGCTGGCCTATGATACGGCCGAGATCCTCGAAAGCCTTGACCGGGTCATGGCGGATTTCGACGGTCTGGTCTTCATCGGCGGGCAGGGCGACCGGGTCATGCCGGTTCTGGCCCTCGACTGGCCGGAAAAGCCCTTCGCCATCGTTCAGGGCCACGCCCATGGGCAAAACCTCGCAAGCTATGATGTGGCGCAGGAACACTCGGCCTATCTCGCCGGCTGCCTCGCGGCGCTGATGACGAGGACCGGCACGGTCGGCCACCTGTCCGGCCATCGCGTTCGCCCGGGGCTGAAGGGCCGCGCCGCCTTCGTGCAAGGCGTGAGGGAGACCGATACCTCCGTCACCGTGCTGACCGCCTTCTGCGGCTCGCAGGATGACAATGCGATTACCCGGCGCTGGGCCGCCGCCGAGATCAAGGCCGGTGCAGATATCATATTCACCATGCTGAACGGCGCAAGACAGGGCGCGATTGATGCCTGCCGGGCAGCCGGGCGCCGACAGATCGGCAACGCGCTTGACTGGACGGCGCTGGCGCCGGATGTGTTTGTCGCCTCTGCGCTGGCGCGCATCGATCTCGGCGTCGAGCGCGCCATTGCCGATGTCGCGGCAGGACGCCTGCCGCAAAAGCCGGTCCTGCTGGGCCTTCCGGAAGGCGACTATGCCGCGCTTGTGCTGGGAGCGGGCGTTCCGCAAGCCGTTGCGGAGCATGTCGCCGCCGCCGCCGCCGACATTCGCGTGGGCCGGATAATCGTCCGCGAGACCTATGAGGGCGCGGAGTTCGAACCGGAAACGGAGACCGGGCGATGCTGA
- a CDS encoding tripartite tricarboxylate transporter TctB family protein translates to MLRKLSAQAGTLLIGAMALVFIIGAVTVLDLGTPRRMGPGAFPLIAGGILVILSIVALVGDIKAGAEHLKIDWRTVVPIALAVAGFALVTPRFGVLPGAGVCVLIASYSVGALSPLRRGGLVIGAVLGVWLVFIVGLRLPLQAFRGF, encoded by the coding sequence ATGCTGAGAAAGCTTTCGGCACAGGCGGGTACGCTTCTGATCGGCGCAATGGCGCTTGTCTTCATCATCGGCGCCGTCACCGTGCTCGATCTCGGCACGCCGCGCCGCATGGGCCCCGGCGCCTTTCCGCTGATCGCCGGCGGCATTCTCGTCATTCTCTCGATCGTCGCCCTCGTCGGCGACATCAAGGCCGGCGCCGAACACCTGAAGATCGACTGGCGGACGGTCGTGCCGATCGCGCTCGCCGTCGCAGGCTTCGCGCTGGTGACGCCGCGTTTCGGCGTTCTGCCGGGCGCGGGCGTCTGCGTGCTGATCGCAAGCTATTCCGTAGGCGCGCTCTCGCCGCTGCGGCGCGGCGGTCTCGTCATCGGCGCCGTCCTTGGCGTCTGGCTTGTCTTCATCGTCGGCCTCCGCCTGCCGCTTCAAGCCTTTCGGGGGTTCTGA
- a CDS encoding tripartite tricarboxylate transporter permease, with protein MLDNLALGFATATTASNLLYCFLGTFLGTFIGVLPGLGPLAAVAMLLPVSFYLPPETALVMLAGVYYGAEYGGSIASILLNIPGTPSSSITCLDGYPMAREGRAGVALLMTALASFFGGVFGILVIAALAPVLADFALLLEPADYFAVMLLGLVAASVVSSSGTLRGVMMVTLGVLLGTIGVDVNSGATRFTGGVQDLRDGINLVVVAMGLFGVSEAMYSARGASASYATEKVSWQRFLPKRGEWLRSLGPAIRGSLIGSFFGTLPGTGQTVASSIGYAVEKRVSPNRANFGKGAIEGVVVPESANNAAAQTAFIPTLTLGIPGSTTMALMIGALMIHGVTPGPRLISDHPQLFWGLIVSFLFGNLFLLVLNIPLIGIWVRLLRIPHYFLYPTIVVLISIGVYSLDHSLFDVWAMLGFGVLGYVLRLYRYEPAPLLIGFILGPMMEEYLRRAMLLSRGDPMTFVEHPGAAAMIAISLLLLMLTAMPWLKRLAKSIN; from the coding sequence ATGCTCGACAATCTCGCCCTCGGCTTTGCCACCGCCACCACGGCCTCCAACCTTCTCTATTGTTTTCTCGGCACGTTTCTCGGCACCTTCATAGGCGTTCTGCCGGGTCTCGGGCCGCTCGCGGCCGTCGCCATGCTGCTGCCGGTCTCCTTCTATCTTCCGCCGGAAACGGCGCTGGTCATGCTGGCAGGCGTTTATTACGGCGCGGAATATGGCGGCTCGATCGCCTCCATCCTGCTCAATATTCCGGGAACGCCCTCCTCCTCGATCACCTGCCTCGACGGCTATCCGATGGCGCGCGAGGGCCGCGCCGGCGTGGCGCTGCTGATGACCGCGCTCGCCTCCTTCTTCGGCGGCGTGTTCGGCATTCTGGTGATCGCCGCGCTTGCCCCGGTGCTTGCAGATTTCGCGCTTCTTCTGGAGCCGGCGGATTATTTCGCGGTGATGCTGCTCGGCCTTGTGGCGGCCTCCGTGGTGTCGAGTTCCGGCACGCTCAGAGGCGTGATGATGGTGACGCTCGGCGTGCTGCTCGGCACGATCGGCGTTGACGTCAACAGCGGCGCCACACGCTTTACCGGCGGCGTCCAGGACCTGCGCGACGGCATCAATCTCGTCGTCGTCGCCATGGGCCTCTTCGGCGTGTCGGAGGCCATGTATTCGGCGCGCGGGGCTTCGGCCTCCTATGCGACGGAAAAAGTCTCCTGGCAGCGCTTCCTGCCCAAGCGCGGCGAATGGCTGCGCTCGCTCGGCCCCGCCATTCGCGGCAGCCTGATCGGCAGTTTCTTCGGCACTTTGCCGGGAACGGGCCAGACGGTCGCCTCCTCGATCGGCTATGCGGTGGAAAAGCGCGTCTCGCCCAACCGCGCCAATTTCGGAAAGGGCGCGATCGAAGGCGTGGTGGTGCCGGAATCGGCAAACAATGCCGCCGCGCAGACCGCCTTCATCCCGACGCTGACGCTCGGCATTCCGGGCTCCACCACCATGGCCCTGATGATCGGCGCGCTGATGATCCATGGCGTGACACCCGGCCCGCGCCTGATCTCCGATCATCCCCAGCTGTTCTGGGGCCTGATCGTCTCCTTCCTCTTCGGCAATCTCTTCCTGCTGGTGCTCAATATCCCGCTGATCGGCATCTGGGTGCGGCTGCTGCGCATCCCGCATTATTTCCTCTACCCCACCATCGTTGTGCTGATCTCGATCGGCGTCTACAGTCTCGATCATTCCCTCTTCGATGTCTGGGCCATGCTCGGCTTCGGCGTGCTCGGCTATGTGCTGAGGCTCTACCGCTACGAACCCGCGCCGCTGCTGATCGGCTTCATCCTCGGGCCGATGATGGAGGAATATCTGCGCCGGGCCATGCTGCTCTCGCGCGGTGACCCGATGACCTTTGTCGAGCATCCGGGCGCGGCCGCAATGATCGCGATCTCTCTCCTGCTTCTGATGCTGACAGCCATGCCGTGGTTGAAACGGCTGGCAAAATCGATCAACTGA
- a CDS encoding fumarylacetoacetate hydrolase family protein, whose protein sequence is MTIIDDFNGTWLGRVFLPEANGPAVVTLRGGAVYDITAAIAPLSRDICEMDDPAFYVSEAPGFRLGTLEEIAAAKPGDESRIHFLCPCDLQPIKACGVTFARSMVERVIEEKAAGDPKKAEAIRARIGAAIGASLKNIEAGSEAAATAKEALIREGLWSQYLEVGIGPDAEVFSKAQALSAVGPGADVGLHPISKWNNPEPEVVLAVSSVGRIVGATLGNDVNLRDVEGRSALLLGKAKDNNASAAIGPMIRLFDSGFTLDDVRDAEVALRVEGEDGFEMTGHSSMSEISRDPEALVAQTIGRHHQYPDGFMLYLGTLFAPTKDRDVPGEGFTHKPGDRVTISAKGLGRLENTVRLSTECAPWTFGMRALMTNLAARDLL, encoded by the coding sequence ATGACGATCATCGACGACTTCAACGGCACCTGGCTCGGACGCGTTTTCCTGCCCGAGGCGAACGGCCCGGCTGTGGTAACGCTGCGCGGCGGCGCGGTTTACGATATCACCGCCGCGATCGCCCCGCTGTCACGCGATATCTGCGAGATGGACGATCCGGCCTTTTATGTCAGCGAGGCCCCGGGCTTCCGGCTCGGCACGCTGGAGGAAATCGCCGCCGCAAAGCCGGGCGACGAGAGCCGCATCCATTTTCTCTGCCCTTGCGATCTGCAGCCAATCAAGGCCTGCGGTGTAACCTTCGCCCGCTCTATGGTCGAACGGGTGATCGAGGAGAAGGCGGCGGGCGATCCCAAAAAGGCGGAGGCGATCCGCGCGCGGATCGGCGCGGCGATCGGCGCCAGCCTGAAGAACATCGAGGCGGGATCGGAGGCCGCGGCGACGGCCAAGGAAGCGTTGATCCGCGAGGGCCTGTGGAGCCAGTATCTGGAAGTCGGCATCGGCCCGGACGCGGAAGTGTTTTCCAAGGCGCAGGCGCTTTCAGCCGTGGGGCCGGGCGCAGACGTCGGTCTTCATCCGATCTCGAAATGGAACAATCCTGAGCCCGAAGTGGTTCTCGCCGTATCCTCTGTCGGCAGGATCGTCGGCGCGACCCTCGGCAACGATGTCAATCTGCGCGACGTAGAGGGCCGTTCCGCGCTCCTGCTCGGCAAGGCCAAGGATAATAACGCCTCCGCCGCGATCGGCCCGATGATCAGGCTGTTTGACAGCGGCTTCACGCTTGACGATGTGCGCGACGCCGAGGTTGCGCTGCGGGTCGAGGGCGAAGACGGATTTGAAATGACGGGACATTCCTCGATGTCGGAAATCAGCCGCGACCCGGAAGCGCTGGTCGCCCAGACCATCGGCCGGCATCATCAGTATCCTGACGGCTTCATGCTCTATCTCGGCACGCTGTTCGCGCCCACCAAGGACCGGGATGTCCCCGGCGAGGGCTTCACCCACAAGCCGGGCGACCGCGTGACGATCTCTGCGAAAGGGCTCGGACGGCTTGAAAACACCGTGCGCCTGTCGACCGAATGCGCGCCCTGGACCTTCGGCATGCGCGCCCTGATGACCAATCTCGCCGCGCGCGACCTTCTTTAA
- a CDS encoding aldehyde dehydrogenase (NADP(+)), which produces MSFKPHGRHLVGGEWIGTDITFLSKPVSGEPHAFCEANDKLIDQAVKSAEAAFWTYGYSTRRDRAEFLNKIADEIEKRGSDITEIASAESGLPVARLEGERGRTTGQLRLFARHILDGDYLDRRHDAANQDATPPSPDLKMVQRPIGPVAVFGASNFPLAFSTAGGDTASALAAGCPVVVKGHPAHPGTGEIVAEAIAAAAEKCGIHPGVFSLLQGASHEAGGTLVTHPLIRAVGFTGSLAGGKALFDLCARRDEPIPFFGELGSVNPNFLMPDALANRGEEIAKGWAGSLTMGVGQFCTNPGIMITLAGPESDRFADAAARALGDVGPAVMLTEGIAEAFRRGRTEIAGTDGVETLVKGDCDGREGAPALFTVAGKDFLANPKLAHEVFGPLGIVVMAANAQEMRAIAERLEGQLTCTLHMDNDDVEFAQSLVPLLERKAGRLLANGFATGVAVADSMVHGGPYPASTNFGATSVGTLAIRRFLRPVCYQSMPSALLPEDLRHMG; this is translated from the coding sequence ATGAGTTTCAAACCGCATGGCAGGCATCTGGTCGGCGGCGAATGGATCGGAACCGATATCACCTTTCTCTCAAAGCCCGTCAGCGGCGAGCCCCACGCCTTCTGCGAGGCAAATGACAAGCTGATCGACCAGGCGGTCAAATCCGCCGAGGCGGCCTTCTGGACCTACGGCTATTCCACGCGCAGGGACCGCGCGGAGTTCCTCAACAAGATCGCCGACGAGATCGAGAAGCGCGGCAGCGACATCACCGAGATCGCCTCGGCCGAATCGGGCCTTCCGGTCGCGCGGCTCGAGGGCGAGCGCGGCCGCACCACCGGGCAGTTGCGCCTGTTCGCGCGCCATATTCTCGACGGCGACTATCTCGACCGCCGTCATGATGCGGCCAATCAGGACGCGACCCCGCCGAGTCCCGACCTGAAGATGGTGCAAAGGCCGATCGGCCCCGTCGCCGTCTTTGGCGCGTCCAATTTCCCGCTCGCCTTCTCGACTGCCGGCGGCGATACCGCGTCGGCGCTTGCCGCCGGCTGCCCGGTCGTGGTCAAGGGCCATCCCGCCCATCCCGGCACAGGCGAGATCGTCGCCGAGGCGATCGCGGCGGCGGCGGAAAAATGCGGCATTCATCCGGGCGTCTTCTCGCTGCTGCAGGGCGCCTCGCACGAGGCCGGCGGCACGCTCGTCACCCATCCGCTGATCCGGGCCGTCGGCTTTACCGGCTCGCTCGCCGGCGGAAAGGCGCTGTTTGACCTTTGCGCGCGGCGCGACGAGCCCATCCCCTTTTTCGGCGAACTGGGTTCGGTCAACCCGAACTTCCTCATGCCCGATGCGCTTGCCAATCGCGGCGAGGAGATCGCGAAGGGCTGGGCGGGATCACTGACCATGGGCGTCGGCCAGTTCTGCACCAATCCCGGCATCATGATCACGCTCGCCGGACCGGAATCCGATCGCTTCGCCGATGCCGCGGCCAGGGCGCTCGGCGATGTCGGGCCAGCGGTGATGCTGACGGAGGGAATTGCCGAGGCCTTCCGCCGCGGTCGCACGGAGATTGCGGGCACGGACGGCGTTGAAACGCTGGTGAAGGGCGATTGCGACGGACGCGAGGGCGCGCCGGCGCTCTTTACCGTCGCAGGCAAGGACTTTCTCGCCAATCCGAAGCTTGCCCATGAGGTGTTCGGCCCACTCGGCATCGTGGTGATGGCGGCCAATGCCCAGGAGATGCGCGCCATCGCCGAACGGCTTGAAGGCCAGCTGACCTGCACCCTGCACATGGACAATGACGATGTCGAGTTTGCGCAGAGCCTTGTGCCGCTCCTGGAACGCAAGGCGGGCCGATTGCTCGCCAACGGCTTTGCCACCGGCGTTGCCGTTGCCGACTCCATGGTCCATGGCGGGCCGTACCCGGCTTCGACCAATTTCGGCGCCACCTCCGTCGGCACGCTGGCGATCCGCCGCTTCTTGCGCCCGGTCTGCTACCAGAGCATGCCGTCCGCGCTTCTGCCGGAGGATCTGCGTCATATGGGCTGA
- a CDS encoding glycosyltransferase family 4 protein, which translates to MSSAIAIIDPFCLTPATITASTNDRVGGTEAIVLKVARALCDDFRFHFYQNGRLDMDRDDCGLYRPLDAVSVANLAGVTGIIVINSWKAALKARRLNPGCPIFLWSHTHPGRHNRRMGEALAEAQIEIVCTSQAHAAHVTQFLSPENRRLPKIGWIYSPVDDDLVADDTPRDRDRLFFPGMPLKGISEVLAKFAGIRKSRPELRLDIAEPGSLAWPDGDGLEGVNFLGRLSHSAMIARMRRSLCVFYPQTRTDDTASLLLAEANAVGTPVIVQRGLGANDEIVGTFGQVFDTDDLKALGERIDMWRLAPPMVNVRPALRMRAVAGEWRAKLGARQEGKPLPPGVVPPGLATTAAAAPEK; encoded by the coding sequence GTGTCCTCCGCCATTGCCATTATCGACCCGTTCTGCCTGACGCCCGCAACGATCACCGCCTCGACCAACGACCGTGTCGGTGGCACCGAGGCCATCGTTCTCAAGGTGGCGCGCGCGCTCTGTGACGATTTCCGCTTCCATTTTTACCAGAACGGGCGGCTCGACATGGATCGCGACGACTGCGGGCTTTACCGCCCGCTCGATGCCGTCAGCGTCGCAAATCTTGCCGGCGTCACCGGCATCATCGTCATCAACTCCTGGAAGGCAGCGCTGAAGGCGCGACGCCTCAATCCCGGCTGCCCGATCTTCCTGTGGTCGCACACGCATCCCGGCCGGCACAACCGGCGCATGGGCGAGGCGCTGGCCGAGGCGCAGATCGAGATCGTCTGCACGTCGCAGGCTCACGCCGCCCACGTCACGCAGTTCCTTTCACCTGAAAACCGGCGCCTGCCGAAGATCGGCTGGATCTATTCCCCTGTCGATGACGATCTGGTCGCCGACGACACCCCGCGTGATCGCGACCGACTGTTCTTCCCCGGCATGCCGCTCAAGGGCATTTCCGAGGTTCTCGCGAAATTCGCCGGAATCAGAAAGAGCAGGCCGGAACTGAGACTCGACATCGCCGAGCCGGGTAGTCTTGCCTGGCCTGATGGAGACGGGCTTGAGGGCGTCAATTTTCTAGGGCGGCTCTCCCACAGCGCGATGATTGCCCGCATGCGCCGCTCGCTCTGCGTCTTTTATCCGCAGACCCGCACGGACGATACGGCCAGCCTGCTGCTGGCCGAGGCCAATGCCGTCGGCACGCCCGTCATCGTCCAGCGCGGTCTCGGCGCCAATGACGAGATCGTCGGCACATTCGGGCAGGTCTTCGACACCGATGACCTGAAGGCGCTCGGCGAGCGCATCGACATGTGGCGTCTCGCGCCCCCCATGGTCAATGTTCGTCCGGCGCTGCGGATGAGGGCGGTTGCCGGTGAATGGCGGGCGAAGCTCGGCGCCAGGCAAGAGGGGAAGCCTCTTCCGCCGGGCGTTGTTCCGCCGGGCCTTGCCACCACGGCCGCCGCCGCCCCCGAAAAATAG
- a CDS encoding Crp/Fnr family transcriptional regulator, with translation MSQNSCLVQKLSHYVPLSQRSLDSIACLEREERDYAKGTEIHAEGDSNANLYVVRQGWLYSYADMKDGRRQIVEIHHPGDIIGFPDIAFKERTTVLKAAEDVRLCPFPKKDLDQVFSNAPQLAALLFALAVRNQVIMSDFLQAIGRMSARERIAYFLLDLMARLRIANKPMSAVIRLPLNQTEISDVLGLTNVYVSRSFTALQKDGLIRRENGSVEVLDEDKLIGLCDFVDRHASIDTSWFPEN, from the coding sequence ATGAGCCAGAACAGCTGTCTGGTACAGAAACTGTCGCATTATGTGCCGCTCAGCCAGCGCTCGCTGGACAGTATCGCATGCCTGGAGCGCGAGGAGCGTGACTATGCCAAGGGCACCGAAATCCATGCGGAGGGCGACAGCAACGCAAATCTTTACGTGGTCAGGCAAGGCTGGCTCTACAGCTATGCCGACATGAAGGACGGACGGCGCCAGATCGTCGAGATCCACCATCCCGGCGACATTATCGGTTTCCCCGACATTGCCTTCAAAGAACGGACCACGGTGCTGAAGGCGGCCGAGGATGTGCGCCTTTGCCCCTTTCCGAAGAAGGATCTCGACCAGGTGTTCTCGAACGCGCCGCAGCTTGCGGCGCTGCTGTTTGCGCTTGCCGTGCGCAATCAGGTGATCATGTCGGACTTTCTGCAGGCCATCGGCCGCATGAGCGCGCGCGAACGCATCGCCTATTTCCTGCTCGACCTGATGGCGCGCCTCAGGATCGCCAACAAGCCGATGTCGGCCGTCATACGGCTTCCGCTCAACCAGACGGAAATCTCGGATGTCCTGGGGCTGACGAATGTCTATGTCAGCCGCTCCTTCACTGCCCTGCAAAAGGACGGCCTGATCCGGCGGGAGAACGGCTCGGTCGAGGTTCTGGATGAGGACAAGCTGATCGGTCTTTGCGATTTCGTTGACCGGCATGCCTCCATCGACACGAGCTGGTTTCCCGAGAACTGA
- a CDS encoding HPr family phosphocarrier protein codes for MEAPVSRELTIVNRRGLHARASAKFVQTVEKLNASVSVAKDGMTVGGTSIMGLMMLAAGINSTIIVSAAGPEAEAALDAIEALVADRFGEES; via the coding sequence ATGGAAGCCCCGGTCTCGCGTGAACTCACCATCGTCAATCGCAGGGGGCTCCACGCCCGCGCCTCGGCCAAATTCGTCCAGACGGTGGAGAAGCTCAATGCCTCCGTCAGCGTCGCAAAGGACGGGATGACCGTCGGCGGCACGTCGATCATGGGGCTGATGATGCTGGCGGCCGGAATCAACAGCACGATCATCGTTTCGGCGGCCGGTCCCGAGGCGGAAGCGGCCCTCGACGCCATCGAGGCGCTTGTTGCCGACCGCTTCGGCGAGGAGAGCTGA
- a CDS encoding PTS sugar transporter subunit IIA, with product MIGLVLVTHGGLAEEFRLAVEHVVGPQNAIETVSIGPEDDMDRRRDDILAAVGTVDSGNGVIILTDMFGGTPSNLAISVMNNGTVEVIAGVNLPMLIKLVAVRADNDMAKALAEAEDAGRRYINVASRVLSGK from the coding sequence ATGATCGGACTGGTGCTTGTGACCCATGGTGGCCTTGCGGAGGAATTCCGGCTGGCGGTCGAGCATGTCGTCGGGCCGCAGAACGCCATCGAAACCGTGTCGATCGGCCCAGAGGATGACATGGATCGCCGCCGCGACGATATTCTCGCCGCCGTCGGCACGGTCGACAGCGGCAACGGCGTCATCATCCTGACGGACATGTTCGGCGGCACGCCGTCCAACCTCGCCATTTCGGTCATGAACAACGGCACCGTCGAGGTGATCGCCGGCGTCAACTTGCCGATGCTGATCAAGCTCGTGGCCGTCCGCGCCGACAATGACATGGCGAAGGCGCTTGCAGAGGCCGAGGATGCGGGCCGGCGCTACATCAATGTCGCAAGCCGCGTCCTCAGCGGGAAATAG